Proteins co-encoded in one Quercus robur chromosome 8, dhQueRobu3.1, whole genome shotgun sequence genomic window:
- the LOC126696178 gene encoding F-box protein At3g07870-like has protein sequence MDSLPLEISLNIFSRLPFVSLIYCKRVSKSWHALLKHPHFPYLQKAFHDFQNNLCLILHCSSSCSPHDHIFIVNSCSHLSDPDEHWKDIMGINVPLQNHKFNSIVNCNGLLFLSYIESDNIMMHNKGCVYNILAAKLTNLPNSPTFFKEFKVAYGFGFHPRTKEYKVVRIVEQECVRYDFGRFELSLDQTIEVFTLGTYAWRTRRNNPFLLQMQPSEALVNGALHWLGQAKVSHSQLIISFNLENEGFYQIPNPNCRFDMLQSHLLLLGGCLSLTVHTDKNNIDIWLMKNYGIQGSWTKEFTINSGSLSLGSIRPLFLLSNGKVLIEYAKQSLFLYDTNKKMTKKINLGDFPYYFQAVPHVKPINSVRP, from the coding sequence atggATTCTCTTCCACTAGAGATCTCTCTAAACATCTTTTCACGACTGCCGTTTGTCTCCCTCATCTACTGCAAGCGTGTATCCAAGTCCTGGCATGCATTGCTGAAGCATCCTCACTTCCCTTACTTGCAAAAAGCCTTTCATGATTTCCAAAACAACTTGTGCCTCATCCTCCAttgctcttcttcttgttcACCACACGACCATATTTTTATTGTCAATAGTTGTAGTCATCTCAGCGACCCCGATGAACACTGGAAGGATATCATGGGTATCAACGTGCCGCTGCAAAATCACAAGTTTAACTCTATCGTAAACTGCAATGGTTTGCTGTTCTTGTCCTATATTGAATCTGATAACATCATGATGCATAACAAAGGTTGCGTTTACAATATTCTTGCGGCTAAGTTGACAAATTTGCCAAATTCTCCCACCTTCTTTAAGGAATTCAAGGTGGCATACGGGTTTGGCTTCCATCCAAGAACCAAGGAATACAAGGTAGTGAGAATTGTTGAACAAGAATGTGTAAGATATGATTTTGGACGTTTTGAACTATCTTTAGACCAAACTATTGAGGTGTTTACTCTGGGAACATATGCCTGGAGAACTAGAAGAAATAACCCCTTCTTGCTTCAGATGCAACCTAGTGAGGCATTGGTTAATGGAGCTCTTCATTGGTTAGGCCAAGCCAAGGTAAGCCACTCACAACTCATTATATCCTTCAACTTGGAAAATGAAGGATTTTATCAGATTCCAAACCCAAATTGTAGATTTGATATGCTACAAAGCCATTTGCTATTATTAGGAGGGTGTCTATCTTTGACTGTTCATACTGATAAAAACAATATTGATATTTGGTTGATGAAGAACTATGGAATACAGGGGTCTTGGACTAAAGAATTCACCATCAACTCTGGAAGTCTATCATTAGGATCTATTCGGCCTCTATTCCTCCTGTCAAACGGCAAGGTTTTGATTGAATATGCAAAACAAAGCCTCTTTTTATATGACACaaacaagaagatgaccaagaaAATAAATCTTGGTGACTTCCCGTATTATTTCCAAGCAGTTCCTCATGTCAAACCTATCAATTCAGTAAGGCCTTAG
- the LOC126695226 gene encoding uncharacterized protein LOC126695226, protein MAMVSLLTKSAITKGRDEVYVMAVPLRATKGPAQLLMSTAYSLNLWDLHHFMVLIKPSSPPPPSQALVFDFQPKDPENIYVALDVIAGRPVPGVLLVRKLRELPRSKCWYVGSPNVDAIDVACEFNKSWKTDLRVGHHDCRDYTNGLIEYLTGQKDVLECLRRSNGGLG, encoded by the exons ATGGCTATGGTCTCACTGTTAACAAAATCAGCAATAACAAAAGGCAGAGATGAAGTGTATGTAATGGCAGTGCCTCTAAGGGCCACAAAAGGACCAGCCCAGTTGCTTATGTCTACTGCTTACTCTCTCAATCTATGGGATTTGCACCATTTTATGGTCCTCATTAAACCCTCCTCACCACCTCCTCCTTCTCAG gctttggtttttgattttcaacCTAAAGATCCTGAAAATATATATGTTGCTCTTGATGTCATAGCTGGTAGACCAGTACCTG GAGTTCTTCTTGTGAGGAAGTTGAGAGAACTACCAAGAAGCAAATGCTGGTATGTTGGATCTCCCAATGTTGATGCCATAGATGTAGCATGTGAATTCAACAAAAGCTGGAAAACTGATTTGAGGGTTGGCCACCATGACTGTCGAGATTATACCAATG GCTTGATCGAATATCTCACTGGCCAAAAGGATGTGTTGGAGTGCTTGAGAAGAAGCAATGGTGGTCTGGGGTAA
- the LOC126695227 gene encoding major latex allergen Hev b 5-like, whose amino-acid sequence MATVEVVSAKTALPSEATEESIKVQETKTTEEVVTAPPAPEPTKEEPAKEAEETVAKVSEAVVAPEPEPEAPAKVETKEVVEEAKVVTEEEPKVVEKTEEEEAPKEVPEAVVEDTKEATTDEAPVAPEPEPKPEAEVEAKPAPETEVPKEEAVKEEEKKAVETEEKVDTEVPVEKAE is encoded by the exons ATGGCCACTGTTGAG GTTGTATCAGCAAAGACAGCTCTTCCAAGTGAGGCAACTGAGGAATCAATCAAGGTACAGGAGACTAAGACAACAGAGGAGGTAGTGACTGCACCACCTGCACCAGAGCCAACCAAAGAAGAGCCAGCAAAGGAAGCAGAAGAGACTGTGGCTAAAGTGTCTGAGGCAGTCGTGGCCCCAGAACCTGAACCTGAAGCCCCAGCCAAAGTTGAGACTAAAGAGGTAGTAGAAGAGGCCAAGGTTGTGACTGAGGAGGAGCCAAAAGTAGTTGAGAAAACTGAAGAGGAGGAGGCCCCCAAGGAAGTACCTGAGGCTGTTGTTGAAGACACAAAAGAAGCTACTACTGATGAAGCCCCTGTAGCACCAGAACCAGAACCAAAGCCAGAAGCAGAAGTAGAAGCAAAACCAGCACCAGAAACTGAAGTTCCAAAAGAGGAGGCTgttaaggaagaagaaaagaaggcaGTTGAAACTGAGGAGAAAGTTGATACAGAAGTCCCTGTGGAGAAGGCTGAGTAA